AGAAGGAAAGAAAAATTTGTGTCCTTCTGAAAAAAGGTGTAACTTGCAGGGAATGTACCGAAAAAAGGAAAAATAAAATGACAATAAACAAACTGATTTTAGGCGACTGTTTGGAAGTCTTGAAAACGATAGAAAGCGAAACAGTGGATTTAATCTACATAGACCCCCCTTTTTTCTCAAACCGAACCTATGAAATCATTTGGGGAGATACAGGCGAGGTGCGCAGCTTTGAAGACCGATTTTCGGGAGGCATAGACCATTATATTGCTTGGCTCAAAGAGCGAATACAAGAAATGCACCGAATTTTGAAACCTACAGGTTCTATTTTCGTGCATTGCGATTGGCATGCAAACGCCTATATCAGAGTCTATATTTTGGATAAAATTTTTGGAAATAATAATTATGTAAATGAAATTATATGGTATTACTATAACAAATTTCAAGGAAATATCAATAAACTTGCGGCAAACCACGATATTATTTATTGGTATGCTAAAAGTAAGAAATTTACTTTTAATAAAATCAAAGAAAAAAGAGATGAAAAAATCAAGCAAATAAAAAGAGTTTGGGATAAAGAAACTTCTAAAATAGTTAATGCCAAAGATGAAAATGGAAAAGTGCAGTACATTGAAACAGACGAAAGAACAGTAGATGATGTTTGGCGAATTTCAATGTTACAACCTGCGGACAAAAAAGAGCGGATAGGCTATCCTACACAAAAACCAGAGGCAATTTTAGAAAGAGTAATCAACTTGGCAAGTAACGAAGGAGATACCATTTTGGACTGCTTTGTGGGGGGCGGCACAACGGTAGCCGTAGCCGACAAACTCAATCGGAATTGGGTAGGAATAGACCAAAGTGTGCAGGCGATAAAAGTTACAGAATTTAGGTTAAATAAACAACAAAGTTTGT
The Hugenholtzia roseola DSM 9546 genome window above contains:
- a CDS encoding DNA-methyltransferase — its product is MTINKLILGDCLEVLKTIESETVDLIYIDPPFFSNRTYEIIWGDTGEVRSFEDRFSGGIDHYIAWLKERIQEMHRILKPTGSIFVHCDWHANAYIRVYILDKIFGNNNYVNEIIWYYYNKFQGNINKLAANHDIIYWYAKSKKFTFNKIKEKRDEKIKQIKRVWDKETSKIVNAKDENGKVQYIETDERTVDDVWRISMLQPADKKERIGYPTQKPEAILERVINLASNEGDTILDCFVGGGTTVAVADKLNRNWVGIDQSVQAIKVTEFRLNKQQSLFSRPFTVQLHKYDYDTLRYKDAFEFETWIVGQFDGISNAKQRGDLGLDGRTRENQPIQVKRSDNVGRNVIDNFKSACERYDKTNYEKNKTENKPVGFIIAFSFGRGAIQEVARLKNEENVIIKLVTVEEIVPIAKKPTLKVEVKDLGEAKGSRKIEFAAAGQSDAGIEFYAWDFAYQEPNFIPEILLDKAGKQTYLFKAGEHKIAVKVVDNEGLESLEVVKLKINGVVSTSK